The region AGGAGAGCGGTGTGGGTGTGCAGCAGGCAGCTTTCCACGCCGCCGGCCAGTCTGAAGACCGGATGGATGTCCGAATCAGCACAGCGCACGGCTCACCACCACCGTACGAGCAGGCAACTGAGAAATGGACGTCCGAAGACAATTCTGTTTACGCGTCTGTCTGTTAGCTGAGTAAACAACTGTGTAACCGCCTACCTATTTTTGGATGTAGGGTCGGCGGTCGTTTATAATAGTTGATGGTACAAAGTAGATTCCAATTATCTGACCTTTGTGTTCTATCGCAGTGTAACGAACACATGTACGCATCGTGAGGCGCCAGCAGGAAGGGCACTAGCTAGTGATTTGTACAACGTCTCGAGGGTGATATATAGACATAATCACATGTAGATTTTGCACAAGGCTATGTGTGCCAAGGGCCTGTTGACTTTTAATCTGGTCTGATATTGGCCAATTGCATCTAGATCTGTATGCTGGGCGTTTGACAAGCGTTgtaatttaatttaattcaaCTTGTAAATATTAGCTTGGCTTGTTAGAAACATGCTTCACAATTTTTCGGTACTTATAATAATGTTTATTGTGCATAGGCTTCAAAGATTATTAATCACAATATGTCTGGAACTTCGTGCACATATCTGTGACAAGTTTGGCCCGTAATTTATTGCAATTGAATTCCGtcgatgtacaatgtatgttgcaGAAGTTACAGCTATGAGTCGATAGTGAAGTGGATATGTGATAGTACGAAAATCATGTTTGCAGATccgtgaataaaaaaaaaaactttgctttTCCATTTTTGGAAGCCGCAGCTCAGAAATATCTCATGGCTATAACGCTAGTAGTTAAATCCGGCATTCAACAAGTTCCCTCAATAACCTATTTTTCAAGGCAACGGGTATAGGTTACACAACGGATTTAGGCTAGACGAACTGGCGTTTTACATGTTATTGTTGTTTGTATACCTTTGAATATCACATCCATCGTTCTGCTGACGACCAGGAACAGTAAAAATTACGGTAATCTTCACAAGCATTGCAACAAAATTGTTTATGGGATGTTTAACGTGTTCGTGTTACAGCTATCCACACGATGGCCAGGGCGAGTCAAATAGCGTCGCTCCAAGTCTCGCAGACTCGCACTGTTTGCTGCATCCTCCCACTGGTTTGGTCATCTCAGCGTCCGGTGGGCCGACTTGGAATGAGTCATAGTCTATCAAAGAAAAGCAGATAAGCAGCAATGTCAGATTTAGAATAACCGCAAAATGAAATTACTGTAAGATTATCATAAACTTTTCAGAAGCGCGATTTTTCATAGCCTTAGTGCGCCGTAGTGACGTTGGGAGAGGACCAAAgcaaacaaggctggactccaggctaaattTGTTCAGCTACTTTCAACCCACTAGGTCCCAACAAATTTAATTCCTTCTTGTAACTGTAAGCAGCCCCTTCACTTTCCTTTTGATTATCCCCAGACTAGGAAGAGCGCGAGTGGTAACTTGTGTCCGTAATACAATATGATGGTAAAGGTTAGTAGTAAAAAATATCCAGAGCGTTGCTAGCTGGGAGTAAACGTTTGTGTAAGTTTCATCAAACTACCAGATCTCTTTGAAAAACCATGACCATGACCAGGCCTTACCTAGAATTGCAGGACCAATAGAGGCCAGTCCGAAGAACCGTACAGGGGTGTGACCATCCACTGTATCCCAGTAACCGTAACACGGCATGTTTGGGTCCGGTGTGCCGGGAAACCACCACACGTCTACTGTCTGGCCCTACAAAGTAGCCATGGTTGTTAATGAGTGAGTCTGTTCTCAACATCTGCAATCTGAAAGGCTGCTAATTTATACATGCACACtggcttatgcttcggtcccatttgcACCGGTCTCCCAACCGGGACCCCGCCGGGTTGTTTAGGGAAACGAAAAATTATCAGTGAATATGAACAAGCTATGCTCTTTGATaatttttggtacttttgtgttttttgttgtcttttatttcatactttttgttcctgaagactgcccggccgggccccggatcaGAAATGTGACATTCGCACTTTAATGCTccagtcccatttccaatccggggcccgaccgggcagcttgtgggaatggaaaatatgatatgaaacacaacaaaagacacgaaacgttaaaaaaattactcctaaccatatattatgttttttcttgatatgcatttttttattttcgttttcagcccgcaaacagcccggccgggccccggaccagaaatgtgaccttagcactTCAAGACCGATTTGAATCATATCAGGTAGACTCGTACCCTGAGCATGGCTGATCCGTTGTACTGACAGTTCTTGACCCAGTCCGGGGTGATGGTTCCTAGCCCTCCCGCGAACAGACAGCAGTCGTGGTTCTGCCAGCTGCTCGCTGTGTGGTTCACGAAGTACATGTTCCCGTCCGCCATGAGGAAGGAACACGTGTAGTTGTGGTGTAGTTCTGGTTTGTTAAAGAGCGGCAGGCACCAGTCAATGAAATCACTGCGTAGAGTCTGCAAAATTATGAAAGAAGGGCGAAGTTTTAAGCATCTCTAATATGTAGTACATTCaaacatgtatataaatatacacACTTGGTGGCATTAacgttaacaaacaaacaaaaacagaaaatgaaataaacccGACACGCACATAAAAAgcagcctggagtccagcattGTTAGCTTTGAAACTTTGGCCGGCTCCCAACGTCCGTACCCTGACTAAATCACGCTCCTAGCAGCCGGCCCTACGGGTACATCCCCCTAGGGGAgagggtcattaacctccgccagtaAGCACACTAAACACAGGCTACCAACGTCAGCTAGCCGCCAACAATTGTTAGCGGACGTTGGAGCaagccaaagctaacaaggttGAACTGCAGGCTACTGCATAGAAAGGCCCAGCGAGATCTATTCAAGAGTGTGAGACAGGATATCCTACAGATGCTGTACCCAGTACTGTGCAAAAGTGGCACATTTGCAGAAATATTGTATATTCAGGCACATTGAGTTCATTTGGGGTTACCAAGTTTGatttctttaaatttttctACCCAGTTTGACTGTAACTTGTACTTTCCTCTGATAGAACCAAATCAATGCGTAAAatgcgtaatctccaagcagatctaatggttgcgaagaccgtatccaactggcagaagaagtttttattgcaacctaagaataacttcttctgccagtcgGATACGgccttcgcaaccattagatctgcttggagattaacgttgggtaacataaattcgcggggtacttaaattcgggatttttcgaaaacggggtatttagggatatgtgctagatgcaacatcagtaataccgctagaaatgcacacttgacagactaacgtattcagaacactgtctgaaaagcttcgataaccatgcattagaagttggcgacgtcaaaaactctccgcccctcattgtcacagtctgagggctgcgtgggagaattatactgcatagttgttcgctggtttataagacaaatgtcacatccgcttcctgctcaacacaattattttcaatacaacttattagaatctcttttgctaacctacaactggactctaagtgtgattaatcatcaaaacgcctctttgttgctacaaccaatggctacggcactacggtgaattttcccgccaccatattcgttacccagaatcctgctattcggcagacgacaaacgtttgcgaggaacacttttttgtctaaatgttgtgtgtgatagtggactgatggcgatattttcctcaaagtttgct is a window of Branchiostoma lanceolatum isolate klBraLanc5 chromosome 8, klBraLanc5.hap2, whole genome shotgun sequence DNA encoding:
- the LOC136440076 gene encoding uncharacterized protein, producing the protein MTATMSSSTFTLRSWCVLFLVMLAAGRTLAASISGSAASSPKPPMWPDQFTSKFTVRIEKYGSNFSKPGVVYYNWKIKTLRSDFIDWCLPLFNKPELHHNYTCSFLMADGNMYFVNHTASSWQNHDCCLFAGGLGTITPDWVKNCQYNGSAMLRGQTVDVWWFPGTPDPNMPCYGYWDTVDGHTPVRFFGLASIGPAILDYDSFQVGPPDAEMTKPVGGCSKQCESARLGATLFDSPWPSCG